From Scomber scombrus chromosome 9, fScoSco1.1, whole genome shotgun sequence, one genomic window encodes:
- the LOC133986096 gene encoding NEDD4 family-interacting protein 1-like, whose translation MAEQNSNVRYQELVNEEEPAQPSQEGPAQDAPPPYSSIAAANAAFFEYKEDGGRFPNPPSYSVATTLPSYDEAERSKAEAAIPLVAGRVTEEDFVARDDFEDADQLRIGNDGIFMLTFFMAFLFNWIGFFLSFCLTTSAAGRYGAISGFGLSLIKWVLIVRFSTYFPGYFDGQYWLWWVFLALGFMLFIRGFVNYSRVRKLADPTYATLPRTRVLFIY comes from the exons CTGGTGAATGAGGAGGAGCCGGCCCAGCCATCTCAAGAGGGTCCAGCCCAGGATGCACCTCCCCCCTACAGCAGCATCGCTGCAGCAAATGCAG CTTTCTTTGAATACAAGGAAGATGGAGGAAGATTTCCTAACCCTCCGTCCTACAGCGTGGCCACCACTCTGCCCTCCTACGATGAAGCTGAGAGGAGCAAAGCAGAGGCTGCGATTCCCCtcgtcgctggaagagtcacg GAGGAAGACTTTGTGGCCAGGGACGACTTTGAAGACGCTGACCAGCTGCGAATAGGAAATGACGGCATCTTCATGCTCACCTTCTTCA TGGCATTCCTCTTCAACTGGATTGGCTTCTTCCTGTCGTTCTGTTTGACCACATCTGCCGCTGGTCGATACGGGGCCATCTCTGGCTTTGGCCTGTCGCTCATCAAATGGGTTCTTATTGTCAGG TTTTCTACCTACTTCCCCGGTTACTTTGATGGGCAGTACTGGTTGTGGTGGGTCTTCCTGGCTCTGG GCTTCATGCTGTTCATCAGAGGCTTTGTTAACTACTCCAGAGTGCGTAAACTTGCCGATCCCACCTACGCCACTCTTCCC